One part of the Oceanihabitans sp. IOP_32 genome encodes these proteins:
- a CDS encoding CUB domain-containing protein, with protein MKKSYANHMFKTIATVLIAVLFFVFPVIVNAQSFTASDGFDNLSIVFTGNMSGSNWANNSWIRDGANGNTQDVNATGNPLRSCDLPGNVLELKDNDAGAYRLIDLSAATSATLNFDYDTQNNFDGGETLLIQIDPENDGTYTTLLTINGVSGGINAAQNESISIPATYLGGSLTRIRFITGAANINQNNERWWLDNIEVAVNTYKIDAVNGQTITTCSGTFYDSGGSDGTYSNDENYSVAFTSSNGNPIQIDFTTWSVENHSTCGWYGLLIYDGVDSNAPLIGRYCNSSPGTVRSSNSSNTLYFEFYSDYSIVEAGWEATISCVVDPCDPIASGNLDTDGDGISDICDLDNDNDGILDVDELDCTPLVLNWENHFVEGGSSETSGDDPTVTTAAPPLVFDGVSLSLARTTNATGNWRINSRFTSYGYTSFQNAIAGGETAHDFTFSRAVNNLAFTVYDVDTGGHFTDEITFEIISNGVAYNLRPTDYNILGTSISYIGNNTFRGGGTDENFELNLTVPVEKLIIYHKQGKVNQVGTGNQGVAFGDFSFCVPKDTDGDGTPDYLDTDSDGDGCPDAIEGDGSYTYSDIDNYGKLTGTVNQNGVPNNGANQGIGTSKDAAINACCDATTSGYPDIDNDGVADICDLDNDNDGILDTVENGGFNSGDINLLGNFGVGNLDNADNGVKTTSITGLNATYIFTENGTSISTRNASGTSEQGPMFSFNRSGTASIDIVFSELISGAYFKLTDFDASEVITVEVYDQNNDIINIEAGNYSTLGSSINNTGNVFTDNGTGWNVDGDSVSDDAIGSVIFNFSGQLISRIRVSANLTGNAAIRLTEIKDFYRVLDTDGDGIPDYLDNDSDGDGCPDAIEGNGSYTYSDIDNYGKLTGTVNQNGVPNNGANQGIGTSKDAAINACCDATTSGYPDIDNDGVADICDLDNDNDGILDVDEQNCGAITIIDDFNAPLWNYGTGNGGDASGSGTLQGVPFTMAFSVNNGTKLFTSTNKYTSNSTLGHGGNPGSLLLSGPDESITLVFDAPITVIIGFDHLDGNADGWLFSTPADRVVSLGVGHEIQGTGEINGVNYITGSQPNNLTVSYFEWVNITTLTITTTGSNGTTIGLNSITSYCDTDGDGIPDYLDNDSDNDGCFDANEAYGNPNADADGNGTYGSGTLTVANGEINSDGTVVQASYAYTPENLNNVKTALRFNPGTTPDAVINVRSGDALVLSSNATADRATAYQTTAPFAPIYGTPGNANAGLQYAWTFNDGTGPVSIGGNSPTLDLGTVSLSDAGEYVLTITHSNHVCANETITSVVTVRRSLLITNPHIYQRVKNN; from the coding sequence ATGAAAAAGAGTTACGCTAATCATATGTTTAAAACAATTGCAACGGTACTTATAGCTGTTTTGTTTTTTGTGTTTCCTGTTATTGTGAATGCACAAAGTTTCACAGCATCTGATGGTTTTGATAACTTAAGTATTGTTTTTACTGGTAACATGAGTGGCTCAAATTGGGCAAATAATAGTTGGATTCGTGATGGAGCAAACGGCAACACACAAGATGTGAATGCAACTGGTAATCCACTTCGAAGTTGTGATTTGCCTGGCAATGTTCTCGAATTAAAGGATAATGACGCAGGAGCTTATAGATTAATCGACCTCAGTGCTGCAACCTCTGCAACCCTAAATTTCGATTATGATACGCAGAATAATTTTGATGGAGGCGAAACTTTATTGATTCAAATAGACCCTGAAAATGATGGGACTTATACTACGCTTCTAACAATTAATGGTGTAAGTGGTGGTATTAATGCAGCTCAAAATGAAAGTATATCTATACCAGCAACATATTTGGGTGGTAGTTTAACAAGAATTCGATTTATTACAGGAGCTGCAAATATTAACCAAAATAACGAAAGATGGTGGCTCGATAATATCGAGGTGGCTGTGAATACATATAAAATAGACGCAGTAAACGGACAAACCATTACAACTTGTTCTGGTACGTTTTACGATTCTGGTGGAAGTGACGGGACGTATAGTAACGATGAAAATTACAGTGTGGCTTTTACCTCATCTAATGGCAACCCGATACAAATAGATTTTACCACTTGGAGTGTTGAAAATCATTCGACTTGTGGTTGGTATGGTTTACTTATTTACGATGGTGTAGATAGTAATGCACCACTTATAGGGAGGTATTGTAATTCTTCTCCAGGTACTGTAAGATCGAGCAATTCTTCCAATACATTATATTTTGAGTTTTATTCAGATTATTCTATTGTTGAAGCTGGTTGGGAGGCTACAATCTCCTGCGTTGTTGACCCTTGCGATCCCATCGCTTCTGGAAATTTAGATACCGATGGTGATGGTATTTCAGATATTTGCGACTTAGATAACGATAACGATGGGATATTAGATGTAGATGAATTAGACTGCACCCCATTAGTCTTAAATTGGGAAAATCATTTTGTTGAAGGGGGTAGTTCAGAGACATCTGGTGACGATCCAACAGTTACAACTGCAGCGCCACCTTTAGTTTTTGATGGCGTTAGTTTATCTCTAGCCAGAACAACAAATGCCACTGGAAATTGGAGAATTAATAGTCGTTTTACCAGTTATGGATATACATCGTTTCAAAATGCCATTGCGGGCGGTGAAACAGCTCATGATTTTACATTCTCGAGAGCTGTAAATAATTTGGCTTTTACGGTTTACGATGTTGATACAGGGGGGCATTTTACCGATGAAATAACCTTCGAGATTATTTCAAATGGAGTCGCCTATAATTTAAGACCAACCGATTATAATATTTTAGGAACAAGTATTTCTTATATTGGAAATAATACGTTTAGAGGTGGAGGTACCGACGAAAATTTTGAGTTAAATCTAACGGTACCCGTAGAAAAGTTAATTATATACCACAAACAAGGTAAGGTAAATCAAGTGGGAACTGGAAATCAAGGTGTGGCCTTTGGTGATTTTTCATTTTGTGTTCCCAAAGACACCGACGGCGATGGCACCCCAGATTATTTGGATACTGATAGCGATGGTGATGGCTGTCCAGATGCTATTGAAGGTGACGGATCGTACACGTACTCAGATATTGATAACTATGGGAAACTTACAGGAACGGTTAATCAAAACGGCGTACCTAACAACGGTGCTAATCAAGGTATAGGTACTTCTAAGGATGCCGCAATTAATGCCTGTTGCGATGCAACTACATCGGGCTACCCCGATATCGATAATGATGGAGTCGCCGATATCTGCGACCTAGACAACGATAACGATGGAATCTTGGATACCGTTGAAAATGGCGGTTTTAACAGTGGAGACATAAATCTATTAGGTAACTTCGGGGTTGGTAATTTAGACAATGCTGATAATGGAGTTAAAACGACCTCTATTACTGGCTTAAACGCTACTTATATATTTACAGAGAATGGAACAAGTATATCTACAAGAAATGCCTCAGGTACTAGCGAGCAAGGGCCTATGTTTAGCTTTAATAGAAGCGGTACAGCCTCTATTGATATTGTTTTTTCTGAATTAATTTCTGGAGCTTATTTTAAACTAACAGATTTTGATGCTTCTGAAGTTATAACAGTTGAAGTTTACGATCAAAATAATGACATCATCAATATTGAGGCTGGAAATTATAGTACATTGGGCTCAAGTATAAATAATACTGGAAATGTTTTTACCGATAACGGTACAGGCTGGAATGTAGATGGAGACTCTGTCTCTGACGATGCCATTGGCTCGGTTATCTTTAACTTTTCAGGGCAATTAATTTCTAGGATTAGAGTTTCTGCAAACTTAACTGGTAATGCAGCGATAAGGTTAACGGAAATAAAAGATTTTTATAGAGTTCTCGACACCGACGGCGATGGCATCCCAGATTATTTAGACAACGATAGCGATGGTGACGGTTGCCCAGATGCTATTGAAGGTAACGGATCGTACACGTACTCAGATATTGATAACTATGGGAAACTTACAGGAACGGTTAATCAAAACGGCGTACCTAACAACGGTGCTAATCAAGGTATAGGTACTTCTAAGGATGCCGCAATTAATGCCTGTTGCGACGCTACAACCTCGGGCTACCCCGATATCGATAATGATGGTGTTGCCGATATCTGCGACTTAGATAACGATAACGATGGGATATTAGATGTTGATGAACAAAATTGTGGTGCAATTACTATTATTGACGATTTTAACGCCCCATTATGGAATTATGGCACAGGTAACGGTGGTGATGCCTCAGGATCAGGAACCTTGCAAGGCGTCCCGTTTACTATGGCGTTTAGTGTTAATAATGGTACTAAGTTATTTACTTCTACAAATAAGTATACGAGTAATTCAACATTGGGTCACGGAGGAAATCCAGGATCTCTTCTTTTGAGTGGCCCCGATGAAAGTATTACCTTGGTTTTTGATGCTCCAATAACAGTAATTATAGGGTTTGATCACCTTGATGGTAATGCTGATGGTTGGCTGTTTAGCACACCTGCAGACAGAGTGGTTTCATTAGGAGTGGGCCATGAAATTCAAGGAACTGGAGAAATTAATGGGGTTAATTACATTACAGGATCTCAGCCAAATAACTTAACAGTTTCTTATTTTGAGTGGGTAAATATTACCACGCTTACAATAACGACTACTGGATCGAACGGCACAACAATTGGATTAAATTCTATTACTTCGTATTGCGATACCGACGGCGATGGTATTCCCGATTATTTAGACAACGATAGTGATAACGACGGATGCTTTGATGCTAACGAAGCTTACGGCAACCCAAATGCCGATGCCGATGGCAATGGCACCTATGGAAGTGGCACGCTTACAGTAGCTAATGGAGAAATTAATTCAGATGGTACCGTAGTACAGGCTTCTTATGCTTATACCCCAGAAAACCTGAATAATGTTAAAACTGCCCTTCGCTTTAATCCAGGAACAACACCAGATGCTGTAATTAACGTACGTTCTGGCGATGCCTTAGTATTATCCTCTAACGCTACAGCAGACCGCGCTACGGCCTACCAAACCACGGCGCCGTTTGCACCAATTTATGGTACTCCAGGTAATGCCAATGCTGGTTTGCAATACGCTTGGACTTTTAATGATGGCACGGGACCAGTTTCAATTGGGGGTAATAGTCCTACACTCGATTTGGGCACAGTAAGCCTTTCAGATGCAGGAGAATATGTATTAACTATTACGCATAGTAATCATGTTTGTGCAAACGAAACCATAACATCGGTAGTGACTGTTAGACGTAGTTTATTAATCACAAATCCGCATATCTATCAAAGAGTGAAAAATAATTAA
- a CDS encoding beta strand repeat-containing protein, translating to MKKITLIVLTLFTFLASSKAIAQQGFGTNQPDRSAAVDIVSSKRGLLIPRLSLTSTTVAAPVNSPAESLLVYNTATTGDVTPGYYYWDADPTNAKWVRFVSATTEKTVTVSAGKNVTVSSSTTGNTTDYEVAVAGGTDGQVLVTRIVGGVTTTVWVDPATFINGVVTASNGLNINASNDIKLGGTLTEATTTIATGTNDLAITGLEDVSTTFDSTTQNIVVMGTDGVLKLTSAQSLVNDAIDEGNLTAKTLSGNGITVTAGNTVGTDVSVASSLLKDVTLGIADNAITTDKILDGTIGTVDLADGAVTNTKITGGGAGEIMISDASGNVTWVNPNTLLASISDGNTTVVSGTGTTTDPYIVEVKDGSINTIHLTNGAVTNAKVGADAITTDKILDGTIGTVDLADGAVTNTKITGGGSGEIMISDASGNVTWVNPNTLLASISDGNTTVVSGTGTTTDPYIVEVKDGSINTIHLTNGAVTNAKVGADAITTDKILDGTIGTVDLADGAVTNTKITGGGSGEIMISDASGNVTWVNPNTLLASISDGNTTVVSGTGTTTDPYIVEVKDGSINTIHLTNGAVTNAKVGADAITTDKILDGTIGTVDLADGAVTNAKITGGGAGEIMISDASGNVTWVNPNTLLASISDGNTTVVSGTGTTTDPYIVEVKDGSINTIHLTNGAVTNAKVGADAITTDKILDGTILSDDIANKTIQVSDIADAGNNQVLVTGATGEAAWIDQSNLGNTTTADNGLTKTGNNVQLGGALITPTVITADATNTLAIAGLQNSAANSAAIVLADENTGILRKVARSLEYTTGADFTVASQTGYNKFVQEITILANIGSDDIDITLPPAADAKGQVINVKIANTNEPDAYVNIPGVDGVTIYGSMPYQGWIIKSNGSTWSLVGRI from the coding sequence ATGAAAAAAATTACTCTAATCGTTTTAACACTCTTTACGTTCTTAGCATCTTCAAAGGCTATAGCGCAACAAGGTTTTGGAACAAATCAACCCGATAGATCAGCAGCTGTAGATATCGTATCTTCAAAGCGAGGTTTGTTAATTCCGCGTTTGTCCTTAACGTCTACAACAGTGGCTGCTCCAGTGAATTCTCCAGCAGAATCACTTTTAGTTTATAATACAGCTACTACAGGCGATGTGACACCAGGTTATTACTACTGGGATGCTGATCCTACTAATGCTAAATGGGTGCGTTTTGTATCGGCCACAACCGAAAAAACCGTAACGGTAAGTGCAGGAAAAAATGTAACCGTTAGCAGTTCTACTACTGGTAATACTACAGATTATGAAGTTGCAGTTGCTGGTGGAACAGATGGTCAAGTATTGGTAACTCGAATTGTTGGAGGTGTAACAACAACGGTTTGGGTGGATCCAGCAACATTTATTAATGGTGTGGTTACAGCAAGCAACGGTTTAAATATTAACGCTAGTAACGATATTAAATTAGGTGGGACTTTAACTGAAGCGACAACCACAATCGCAACCGGTACTAATGATCTTGCTATTACTGGTTTAGAAGATGTTTCTACGACTTTTGATAGCACAACCCAAAATATCGTAGTGATGGGAACAGATGGTGTTTTAAAACTTACATCTGCTCAATCTTTGGTAAATGATGCTATTGATGAGGGCAACTTAACGGCAAAAACTCTTTCTGGTAACGGCATTACAGTTACTGCAGGAAATACGGTTGGTACAGATGTTTCTGTTGCAAGCAGTTTGTTAAAAGATGTGACTTTAGGTATTGCTGATAATGCGATTACCACAGATAAGATTTTAGATGGTACAATTGGAACAGTAGATTTGGCTGATGGCGCAGTAACTAATACCAAGATAACTGGAGGTGGTGCAGGAGAGATTATGATTTCTGATGCTTCTGGAAATGTTACTTGGGTTAATCCAAATACTTTACTAGCGTCTATATCAGATGGTAACACTACTGTTGTGAGTGGTACAGGAACTACAACAGATCCTTATATTGTTGAAGTTAAAGATGGTTCTATTAACACTATTCATTTAACAAATGGCGCAGTAACCAATGCAAAAGTTGGAGCCGACGCGATTACCACAGATAAGATTTTAGATGGTACAATTGGAACAGTAGATTTGGCTGATGGCGCAGTAACTAATACCAAGATAACTGGAGGTGGTTCAGGAGAGATTATGATTTCTGATGCTTCTGGAAATGTTACTTGGGTTAATCCAAATACTTTACTAGCGTCTATATCAGATGGTAACACTACTGTTGTGAGTGGTACAGGAACTACAACAGATCCTTATATTGTTGAAGTTAAAGATGGTTCTATTAACACTATTCATTTAACAAATGGCGCAGTAACCAATGCAAAAGTTGGAGCCGACGCGATTACCACAGATAAGATTTTAGATGGTACAATTGGAACAGTAGATTTGGCTGATGGCGCAGTAACTAATACCAAGATAACTGGAGGTGGTTCAGGAGAGATTATGATTTCTGATGCTTCTGGAAATGTTACTTGGGTTAATCCAAATACTTTACTAGCGTCTATATCAGATGGTAACACTACTGTTGTGAGTGGTACAGGAACTACAACAGATCCTTATATTGTTGAAGTTAAAGATGGTTCTATTAACACTATTCATTTAACAAATGGCGCAGTAACCAATGCAAAAGTTGGAGCCGACGCGATTACCACAGATAAGATTTTAGATGGTACAATTGGAACAGTAGATTTGGCTGATGGCGCAGTAACTAATGCCAAGATAACTGGAGGTGGTGCAGGAGAGATTATGATTTCTGATGCTTCTGGAAATGTTACTTGGGTTAATCCAAATACTTTACTAGCGTCTATATCAGATGGTAACACTACTGTTGTGAGTGGTACAGGAACTACAACAGATCCTTATATTGTTGAAGTTAAAGATGGTTCTATTAACACTATTCATTTAACAAATGGCGCAGTAACCAATGCAAAAGTTGGAGCCGACGCGATTACTACAGATAAGATTTTAGATGGAACTATTTTGTCTGATGACATTGCTAACAAAACCATTCAAGTGAGCGATATAGCAGACGCTGGTAATAATCAAGTTTTAGTTACAGGTGCAACAGGTGAAGCTGCATGGATTGATCAAAGTAATCTTGGCAACACAACAACAGCAGACAACGGTTTAACCAAAACGGGAAACAACGTGCAATTGGGTGGCGCCTTAATTACACCTACCGTAATTACTGCCGATGCTACAAATACTTTAGCTATAGCAGGTTTACAAAATTCAGCAGCCAATTCAGCAGCTATTGTTTTAGCCGACGAAAACACTGGAATACTGCGAAAAGTAGCAAGATCATTAGAGTATACAACAGGTGCAGATTTCACAGTTGCATCACAAACTGGATACAACAAATTTGTTCAAGAAATTACAATTTTGGCAAACATAGGATCTGATGATATCGATATTACCCTGCCTCCTGCAGCAGATGCTAAAGGTCAAGTAATTAACGTAAAAATAGCAAATACCAACGAGCCAGATGCCTATGTTAATATTCCAGGTGTAGATGGTGTAACTATCTATGGAAGCATGCCATACCAAGGTTGGATTATAAAATCTAACGGTTCGACGTGGTCTCTTGTGGGGCGTATTTAA
- a CDS encoding bifunctional folylpolyglutamate synthase/dihydrofolate synthase codes for MTYQDTLTWMFSQLPMYQNQGKSAFKKDLSNTLKLAKHLNHPEQKFKSIHVAGTNGKGSTSHMLASILHEAGYKVGLYTSPHLKDFRERIKINGQPVSEQFVIDFIEENRTFFKSLGLSFFEMTVGMAFDYFSKEKVDIAVIEVGLGGRLDSTNIITPEVSVITNIGKDHTQFLGNTLKSIAFEKGGIIKPMVPVVIGETQRTTAEVFKALADKNDTTITFADKTPAAYYKSDLIGTYQLKNIKTVLATINQLINRGYRISQENIRAGLLNVIKNTGLLGRWQVLNKRPKTVCDTGHNREGLKQVIAQVLNEEFEVLHMVFGVVNDKDLNTIADILPKNAIYYFCKPNIPRGMDAHKLKAELEGYNLKGEVYNSVSEAYKTALNAAGDNDFVFVGGSTFVVAEII; via the coding sequence ATGACATATCAAGATACGCTTACCTGGATGTTTTCGCAACTACCCATGTATCAAAACCAAGGTAAATCTGCTTTTAAAAAAGATTTATCAAATACCTTAAAATTAGCAAAACATTTAAATCATCCCGAGCAAAAATTTAAATCTATCCATGTTGCTGGTACAAATGGCAAAGGTTCAACAAGCCATATGTTGGCATCCATTCTTCACGAAGCAGGATATAAAGTAGGGCTTTATACCTCTCCGCATTTAAAAGATTTTAGAGAACGTATTAAAATTAATGGGCAGCCCGTTAGTGAGCAGTTTGTAATTGATTTTATAGAAGAAAACAGAACGTTTTTTAAAAGTCTAGGTCTGTCTTTTTTTGAAATGACTGTGGGGATGGCATTCGATTATTTTTCCAAAGAAAAAGTGGATATCGCGGTAATTGAAGTGGGTTTAGGTGGTCGATTAGATTCCACAAATATCATTACTCCAGAAGTTTCTGTGATTACAAACATCGGAAAGGATCATACTCAGTTTTTAGGAAACACTCTAAAATCTATAGCTTTTGAAAAAGGCGGTATTATTAAACCAATGGTTCCTGTAGTAATAGGGGAAACCCAAAGAACCACGGCTGAGGTTTTTAAAGCTCTGGCAGATAAAAATGATACCACCATAACATTCGCCGATAAAACACCCGCAGCATACTATAAATCTGATTTAATAGGAACATATCAATTAAAAAATATTAAAACTGTATTAGCAACAATAAACCAGCTTATTAATCGTGGGTATCGCATAAGCCAAGAAAATATTAGAGCTGGTTTGTTAAACGTTATAAAAAATACGGGCTTGCTGGGACGTTGGCAGGTTTTAAATAAAAGGCCTAAAACGGTGTGCGATACAGGACATAATCGAGAAGGGTTAAAACAGGTTATTGCACAGGTTTTAAATGAAGAGTTTGAGGTGCTTCATATGGTATTTGGTGTTGTAAACGACAAGGATTTAAATACTATTGCCGATATATTACCTAAAAACGCTATATATTATTTTTGTAAGCCCAATATTCCTAGAGGTATGGATGCTCATAAACTCAAAGCCGAACTTGAGGGATATAACTTAAAAGGCGAGGTGTATAATTCTGTAAGCGAGGCTTATAAAACGGCTTTAAATGCTGCTGGCGATAATGATTTTGTATTTGTTGGGGGTAGTACTTTTGTAGTGGCAGAAATAATTTAA
- a CDS encoding ExbD/TolR family protein: MNFRGRNKVTPEFNMSSMTDIVFLLLIFFMIASTLVTTNAIDILLPKASAKTENKKSVAVSIKKDLTYYIDQKRVGVSVLENELLAALSSQDQPTIVLRAEKSVPVENVVKVMDIANRNKFKVILAVRPN, encoded by the coding sequence ATGAATTTTAGAGGAAGAAATAAAGTCACACCAGAATTCAATATGTCGTCTATGACAGATATTGTATTTCTTTTACTCATATTTTTTATGATTGCTTCAACCTTGGTTACCACAAATGCTATCGATATTCTATTGCCCAAGGCTAGTGCTAAAACCGAGAATAAAAAATCTGTTGCGGTAAGTATAAAAAAAGATTTAACCTATTACATCGATCAAAAACGGGTAGGGGTTAGTGTGTTAGAAAACGAATTGTTGGCAGCCTTATCGTCACAAGACCAACCAACTATAGTTTTAAGAGCAGAAAAATCTGTACCTGTAGAAAACGTCGTTAAAGTTATGGATATTGCAAACAGGAATAAATTCAAAGTTATTTTAGCGGTAAGGCCGAACTAA
- a CDS encoding energy transducer TonB produces the protein MKYFKTIHEKNSARITALIAIILLVLLFVVGTTYMDPPEEFGVSVNFGTTDLGRGNIQPKKPIKSEPKEIDVPPQPEVSKSVPTTASETSEEVLTADNAEAIALKKQKEANAKAAADAKAAAEAKARAEAKAEAERIAQEKREQEEKKKKLDALIGGVSKSEGSETGGEGDDNTAGDKGQLDGDPYAPSYFGGRGTGAGGVGYGLGGRGKATFKKNIPDCQEEGRVVVEIHVNRAGNVVKAIPGKKGTTGGSCLFEAAKKTALSHKWPADPKAPVKQIGWVEVNFSLGQ, from the coding sequence ATGAAATATTTTAAAACAATACATGAAAAGAATTCTGCTAGAATCACAGCGCTAATTGCTATTATTCTTTTGGTGTTATTGTTTGTGGTAGGCACTACGTACATGGATCCGCCTGAAGAATTTGGGGTTTCTGTTAATTTTGGCACCACAGATTTAGGCAGAGGTAATATACAACCTAAAAAACCAATAAAATCTGAACCTAAAGAAATTGATGTACCTCCGCAGCCCGAGGTTTCAAAATCGGTGCCCACAACAGCTTCAGAAACTTCGGAGGAAGTTTTAACAGCCGACAATGCAGAAGCTATTGCTCTAAAAAAGCAAAAAGAAGCCAATGCTAAAGCCGCTGCCGATGCGAAAGCTGCAGCCGAAGCAAAAGCTCGAGCCGAGGCGAAAGCTGAAGCTGAAAGAATAGCACAAGAAAAAAGAGAACAAGAAGAAAAAAAGAAAAAACTAGATGCTTTAATTGGTGGTGTAAGCAAGTCTGAAGGCTCGGAAACAGGAGGCGAAGGAGATGATAATACAGCAGGAGATAAAGGCCAATTGGATGGCGATCCATACGCGCCTAGTTACTTTGGAGGTCGAGGAACTGGTGCTGGAGGCGTTGGTTATGGTTTAGGGGGTAGAGGCAAAGCAACCTTTAAAAAAAACATTCCCGATTGTCAAGAAGAAGGTAGGGTTGTGGTAGAAATACACGTTAATCGCGCTGGGAATGTCGTAAAAGCTATCCCAGGAAAAAAAGGAACAACGGGTGGTTCCTGTTTGTTTGAAGCTGCTAAAAAAACAGCGCTTTCACATAAATGGCCCGCAGACCCTAAAGCTCCAGTTAAACAAATTGGTTGGGTAGAAGTAAACTTTAGTTTAGGACAATAA
- a CDS encoding MotA/TolQ/ExbB proton channel family protein → MINMLLQTPEEGGELITDVESVEKTLSIIELISSGGVAGQIIIAILFLLLIMASYIYFERLFAIKAASQIDANFMNQIKDHVSHGKIDSAQILCAQANTPVSRLIGKGISRIGKPLADINTAIENAGRIEIYGLEKNVSVLATISGAGPMIGFLGTVIGMILAIFELANAGGSIQMDVLASGLYTAMTTTVAGLIVGIVAYVAYNHLVVRTDKVVYQMEASSLELLDHLNEPT, encoded by the coding sequence ATGATTAATATGTTATTACAAACTCCTGAAGAAGGAGGAGAATTGATTACTGATGTAGAATCGGTAGAAAAAACACTTTCAATTATAGAGCTTATAAGTAGTGGAGGTGTGGCTGGACAAATAATAATTGCCATTTTATTTTTGTTGCTAATTATGGCTTCGTACATTTATTTTGAAAGATTATTTGCCATAAAAGCCGCCTCACAAATAGATGCTAATTTTATGAATCAAATTAAAGATCACGTGAGTCATGGTAAAATTGATTCGGCTCAAATACTTTGCGCTCAGGCAAACACGCCAGTATCTAGATTGATAGGGAAGGGTATTTCGAGAATAGGAAAACCACTTGCCGATATTAATACAGCTATTGAAAATGCGGGTCGAATAGAGATTTACGGACTAGAAAAAAACGTAAGTGTTCTGGCAACCATTTCTGGCGCTGGGCCCATGATCGGGTTTTTGGGTACGGTAATTGGAATGATATTAGCCATATTCGAACTCGCCAATGCGGGAGGTTCTATACAAATGGACGTTTTGGCAAGCGGATTATACACAGCTATGACTACCACAGTTGCGGGATTAATTGTGGGTATTGTGGCTTACGTTGCGTATAATCATTTAGTGGTTAGAACCGATAAAGTGGTGTACCAAATGGAGGCTAGTTCTTTGGAGCTTTTAGATCATTTAAACGAACCTACATAA